One genomic window of Undibacterium cyanobacteriorum includes the following:
- a CDS encoding response regulator transcription factor has product MSDEARIRVCLADDHPIVMKGFAMSLEAEGMDVVGQARTPQEAVSMYRELHPDVMVFDIRFGAELTGLDAAKEILQTQPHANIVFLSQFDQDALIKETYRIGARAFVTKDCDPAELATAVQKASEAELYFMPSIAERLANLSVRGDPSPQTLLDERSLQIFIMMAEGLTNVEMAEKLDLSQKTISNISQSVKEKLGIHRPALITKLAVKHGLIEP; this is encoded by the coding sequence ATGTCCGATGAAGCGAGAATCCGAGTCTGCTTGGCCGATGATCATCCCATTGTGATGAAGGGTTTTGCCATGTCCCTGGAAGCTGAGGGAATGGATGTGGTGGGACAGGCGCGTACGCCGCAAGAGGCGGTGAGCATGTACCGCGAGTTGCATCCCGACGTGATGGTGTTCGATATTCGATTTGGTGCGGAACTCACTGGCCTCGATGCAGCGAAAGAGATTCTGCAAACGCAACCGCATGCGAATATCGTGTTTCTCAGTCAGTTTGACCAAGATGCCTTGATCAAAGAAACTTACCGCATCGGCGCGCGGGCGTTCGTGACCAAGGATTGTGATCCGGCCGAGTTGGCCACGGCGGTACAAAAAGCTAGTGAAGCAGAATTGTATTTCATGCCCAGTATCGCCGAGCGTTTGGCGAATTTGTCGGTGCGCGGAGATCCTTCACCACAAACTTTACTCGACGAGCGCAGTCTGCAAATCTTCATCATGATGGCTGAAGGTTTGACCAATGTGGAGATGGCTGAAAAGCTAGACCTGTCGCAGAAAACGATCAGTAACATCAGCCAGTCTGTCAAAGAAAAGTTGGGCATACATCGACCAGCGCTGATTACCAAATTGGCTGTAAAACATGGTTTGATTGAGCCCTAA